One genomic window of Cheilinus undulatus linkage group 7, ASM1832078v1, whole genome shotgun sequence includes the following:
- the cldn34a gene encoding claudin-34, whose amino-acid sequence MIYLSNTAHWQFLGLTCGFLAWILIMTTNGINEWRLWHVEDVSVITSGMAWVGIWKACFFSHAFSRMETCQSISISDPFLPTEIPVAQVLMVLGMICGLAGNIIAAMAMRMAYFSLEDRKNIRLFFLLGGSLYVLTGTLCLVPLTWNMTSVLNNSTINFPPEFYLPVAPVKQQVGSAIIVGMLASIMMLISGLLFLFYRYACQTLSSEVPRKNVDPLHGPWTGTTLAQQSELPNADNLGRDNPTFHSEELS is encoded by the coding sequence ATGATTTATTTGTCTAACACAGCACACTGGCAGTTTCTGGGCCTGACATGTGGTTTCCTGGCCTGGATCCTGATCATGACCACCAACGGCATCAATGAGTGGCGTCTGTGGCATGTGGAGGACGTGTCTGTCATCACCTCTGGCATGGCGTGGGTGGGAATCTGGAAGGCATGTTTCTTTAGTCATGCTTTCTCCAGAATGGAAACCTGTCAGAGCATCAGCATCTCGGACCCATTCCTGCCCACAGAGATCCCTGTGGCTCAGGTTCTGATGGTGCTGGGGATGATCTGTGGCCTGGCGGGAAACATCATCGCTGCTATGGCGATGAGGATGGCCTATTTCTCTTTGGAGGACCGTAAGAACATAAGGCTGTTCTTTTTGTTGGGAGGGAGCCTGTATGTGCTGACAGGGACTCTGTGTTTGGTGCCGCTGACATGGAACATGACCTCTGTGTTGAACAACAGCACCATAAACTTTCCTCCTGAGTTTTACCTCCCTGTAGCTCCTGTGAAACAGCAGGTCGGCTCGGCTATCATAGTGGGCATGTTGGCCTCCATAATGATGCTCATAAGTGGGCTGCTTTTCCTCTTCTATCGCTATGCCTGTCAGACTTTGAGCTCCGAGGTCCCCAGGAAAAATGTGGACCCCCTACATGGCCCCTGGACAGGAACCACCCTGGCACAGCAGTCTGAGTTGCCAAATGCAGACAACCTGGGCAGAGATAATCCCACATTTCACAGCGAGGAATTATCATAA